One part of the Eptesicus fuscus isolate TK198812 chromosome 20, DD_ASM_mEF_20220401, whole genome shotgun sequence genome encodes these proteins:
- the LOC129147441 gene encoding olfactory receptor 3A1, protein MQPKSGANGTAVTEFILLGLVETPELLPLVFVLFFFAYLLTVGGNLSILAAILVEPKLHTPMYFFLGNLSVLDVGCITVTVPSMLTRLLSHKRAVPYGACLTQLFFFHLLVGVDCFLLTAMAYDRFLAICRPLTYSARMSQMVQKVLVAVSWACAFTNALTHTVAISTLNFCGPNVINHFYCDLPQLFPLSCSSTQLNELLLFAVGFIMAGTPMALIVTSYAHVAAAVLRIRSVEGRKKAFSTCGSHLTVVAIFYGSGVFNYMRLGSTKLSDKDKAVGIFNTVINPMLNPVIYSLRNPDVQGALWRVTTGKRSLT, encoded by the coding sequence ATGCAGCCAAAATCTGGGGCCAATGGAACAGCCGTTACTGAATTCATCCTGCTGGGTTTGGTGGAGACACCGGAGTTGCTACCACTTGTCTTTGTGCTCTTCTTCTTTGCCTACCTGctcacagttgggggcaacctcaGCAtcctggctgccatcttggtggAGCCCAAACTCCACacccccatgtacttcttcctgggGAACCTATCAGTGCTGGACGTTGGATGCATCACTGTCACTGTTCCCTCAATGTTGACTCGTCTCTTGTCCCACAAGCGTGCAGTTCCCTATGGAGCGTGCCTCACACAGCTTTTCTTCTTCCATCTTCTGGTTGGTGTGGACTGCTTCCTATTGACAGCCATGGCCTATGACCGATTCCTGGCCATCTGCCGGCCCCTCACCTACAGCGCCCGCATGAGCCAGATGGTCCAGAAGGTACTGGTGGCTGTGTCCTGGGCTTGTGCTTTCACCAATGCACTGACCCACACTGTGGCCATATCCACGCTCAATTTCTGTGGTCCCAATGTGATCAATCACTTCTACTGTGACCTCCCACAGCTCTTCCCGCTCTCTTGCTCCAGCACCCAACTCAATGAGCTGCTGCTCTTTGCTGTTGGTTTCATAATGGCAGGTACACCCATGGCTCTCATTGTCACCTCCTATGCTCATGTGGCAGCTGCAGTTCTACGAATCCGCTCAGTGGAGGGCAGGAAGAAAGCCTTCTCCACATGTGGTTCCCATCTCACTGTGGTAGCCATATTTTATGGTTCCGGTGTCTTTAACTACATGCGACTAGGCTCAACCAAGCTTTCCGATAAGGATAAAGCTGTGGGAATTTTTAACACTGTCATCAACCCCATGCTGAACCCAGTCATCTACAGCCTCCGGAATCCTGATGTGCAGGGTGCCCTCTGGCGGGTGACCACAGGGAAGCGGTCACTGACATGA